A DNA window from Streptomyces sp. B21-083 contains the following coding sequences:
- a CDS encoding nucleotidyltransferase domain-containing protein, with protein MPVTESLLAGGVVLRADELEARWADAWRPEQVAERLEGVAAPWCIAAGWALDLFRGRQSRPHGDVEIAVPAAEFSEIQDRFPEGVFDAVGSGRVWAEAGAPLRLRGGRAAPAGHGVAEPLRRPAQ; from the coding sequence GTGCCGGTGACCGAATCCCTGCTGGCCGGTGGCGTTGTGCTCCGCGCGGACGAACTGGAAGCCCGGTGGGCGGACGCATGGCGGCCGGAACAGGTCGCGGAGCGCTTGGAAGGGGTCGCGGCGCCCTGGTGCATCGCGGCCGGGTGGGCCCTGGACCTGTTCCGAGGGAGGCAGTCGCGACCCCACGGCGACGTGGAGATCGCGGTGCCCGCTGCGGAATTCTCAGAGATCCAAGACCGCTTCCCCGAGGGTGTGTTCGACGCGGTGGGCTCGGGGCGCGTCTGGGCGGAGGCGGGCGCGCCGCTCCGCCTCCGCGGTGGCCGCGCTGCTCCTGCCGGTCACGGTGTGGCTGAACCTCTTCGGCGGCCTGCTCAGTGA
- a CDS encoding purine-cytosine permease family protein, with protein sequence MSTEPKLAEVTEPGPAQKAASSADQAVKETLEDYTLRFAPRSYRRWTPMVVATTALGGIAYMADFSIGAGIGLAHGTGNALIAIAVAAVVIFVTGFPLAYYGARYNIDLDLITRGSGFGYYGSVLTSVIFASFTFIFFALEGSIMAQGLKLGLGLPLWLGYAVSTLMVIPLVIYGMKALSKLQVWTTPVWLVLMVAPLVYLISTDPGTIDRFLSYAGTDGEGGINTASVLLGAGVCLSLIAQIGEQIDYLRFMPPKTEANKRTWWTAVIMAGPGWVVLGALKQAIGVFLAVYILAKVGADAAPEPIQQFKGAFDAMMPSWLVLPLAVALVVISQIKINVTNAYSGSLAWTNSFTRVTKHYPGRMVFVLVNLGFALALMEADMFSFLNDILGFYSNCAIAWVVTVATDIGVNKYLLKLSPLQPEFRRGMLYAVNPVGVVAFVAASGLSIAMYFHALGDTLQPYSPVAAAVIAFVLTPLMAVVTKGKYYLRRTDDGIEEPLLDTDGNPSAVPYECHVCRQEFERPDVAACQTHGAAVCSLCLSTDKVGDHVLSAAPAV encoded by the coding sequence ATGAGTACCGAGCCAAAACTGGCAGAAGTGACCGAGCCGGGACCGGCGCAGAAGGCAGCGTCGAGCGCCGACCAGGCCGTCAAGGAGACCCTGGAGGACTACACCCTCCGCTTCGCGCCGCGCAGTTACCGCCGCTGGACGCCGATGGTGGTGGCGACGACCGCGCTCGGCGGTATCGCCTACATGGCCGACTTCTCCATCGGCGCCGGCATCGGCCTGGCGCACGGCACCGGTAACGCGTTGATCGCGATCGCCGTCGCCGCGGTCGTCATCTTCGTCACCGGTTTCCCGCTCGCCTACTACGGCGCGCGCTACAACATCGACCTGGACCTGATCACCCGCGGTTCCGGCTTCGGCTACTACGGCTCGGTCCTCACCAGCGTCATCTTCGCCAGCTTCACGTTCATCTTCTTCGCCCTCGAAGGCTCGATCATGGCCCAGGGCCTGAAACTGGGCCTCGGACTACCGCTCTGGCTGGGCTACGCCGTCTCTACGCTGATGGTGATCCCGCTGGTCATCTACGGCATGAAGGCGCTCAGCAAGCTCCAGGTGTGGACCACCCCCGTCTGGCTGGTCCTGATGGTCGCCCCGCTCGTCTACCTCATCTCCACCGACCCCGGCACGATCGACCGCTTCCTCTCCTACGCCGGCACGGACGGCGAGGGCGGCATCAACACCGCGTCCGTGCTCCTGGGCGCGGGAGTGTGTCTGTCGCTCATCGCGCAGATCGGCGAGCAGATCGACTACCTGCGCTTCATGCCACCCAAGACCGAGGCGAACAAGCGCACCTGGTGGACCGCCGTGATCATGGCAGGCCCCGGCTGGGTGGTGCTCGGTGCGCTGAAGCAGGCCATCGGTGTCTTCCTCGCGGTCTACATCCTCGCCAAGGTCGGCGCGGACGCGGCCCCCGAGCCGATCCAGCAGTTCAAGGGCGCCTTCGACGCGATGATGCCGTCCTGGCTGGTCCTCCCGCTGGCCGTGGCTCTCGTCGTGATCAGCCAGATCAAGATCAACGTGACGAATGCCTACTCCGGGTCGCTCGCCTGGACCAACTCCTTCACCCGCGTCACCAAGCACTACCCGGGCCGCATGGTGTTCGTCCTGGTCAACCTAGGTTTCGCGCTCGCCCTGATGGAAGCCGACATGTTCAGCTTCCTCAACGACATCCTCGGCTTCTACTCGAACTGTGCCATCGCCTGGGTCGTCACCGTCGCCACCGACATCGGCGTCAACAAGTACCTGCTGAAGCTGTCCCCGCTCCAGCCCGAGTTCCGCCGCGGCATGCTCTACGCCGTCAACCCGGTAGGGGTGGTGGCCTTCGTCGCCGCGTCCGGGCTGTCCATCGCCATGTACTTCCACGCACTCGGCGACACGCTCCAGCCGTACTCCCCCGTGGCCGCGGCCGTCATCGCCTTCGTCCTCACCCCGCTGATGGCGGTCGTCACCAAGGGCAAGTACTACCTGCGCCGCACCGACGACGGCATCGAGGAGCCGCTGCTCGACACGGACGGCAACCCCAGCGCCGTCCCGTACGAGTGCCACGTGTGCCGGCAGGAGTTCGAGCGCCCTGACGTGGCCGCCTGCCAGACGCATGGCGCCGCCGTCTGCTCCCTGTGCCTGAGCACCGACAAGGTCGGCGACCACGTACTGTCGGCGGCGCCCGCTGTCTGA
- a CDS encoding L,D-transpeptidase, protein MLVGASACGGGGSDKASGGDDAKVSGKPSASSSPSPTKPAGPPMLLETITPQTGITVGVAMPISVVFTNPVAAKARAMVEKHMKVSASQPVAGAWHWFGDQRADWRPKTYWPSGTTVKIDADMTGVSNGNGRFGVHGYTHTFKIGDDVRADVSVTGHTMKVTRNGAPVRTLSINAGSAQYPTWNGTMAVIDKQEKVHMTSCSVGISCDKGSPDYYDLTLPWDVHLTQSGTYVHYSTGDPDPGSGSARGSHGCVHLSMSDAKWFYGQVKQGDPVTVTGSPRAKASPDNGYADFNLGWDQWLAGSASGEDTTATL, encoded by the coding sequence ATGCTGGTGGGCGCGAGTGCCTGCGGCGGGGGCGGCAGTGACAAGGCGAGCGGCGGCGACGACGCGAAGGTGTCGGGAAAGCCGAGTGCGAGTTCCTCGCCGTCACCGACGAAGCCCGCGGGCCCTCCGATGCTGCTGGAGACCATCACCCCCCAGACGGGAATTACGGTAGGCGTGGCCATGCCGATCTCGGTGGTCTTCACCAACCCGGTGGCGGCCAAGGCGCGGGCCATGGTGGAGAAGCACATGAAGGTGAGCGCCTCGCAGCCGGTGGCCGGCGCCTGGCACTGGTTCGGCGACCAGCGCGCCGACTGGCGCCCGAAGACGTACTGGCCCTCCGGCACCACGGTGAAGATCGACGCCGACATGACGGGCGTCAGCAACGGCAACGGACGCTTCGGCGTGCACGGCTACACGCACACCTTCAAGATCGGTGACGACGTCCGCGCGGATGTCTCGGTGACCGGCCACACCATGAAGGTGACCCGGAACGGCGCGCCGGTGCGCACCCTGTCGATCAACGCGGGCAGCGCCCAGTATCCGACGTGGAACGGCACGATGGCCGTCATCGACAAGCAGGAGAAGGTCCACATGACCTCCTGCAGTGTCGGGATCAGCTGCGACAAGGGCAGCCCCGACTACTACGACCTGACGCTGCCGTGGGACGTCCACCTGACCCAGTCCGGCACCTACGTGCACTACTCGACCGGCGACCCCGATCCGGGCAGCGGCAGCGCCCGTGGGTCGCACGGCTGCGTCCATCTGTCCATGTCGGACGCCAAGTGGTTCTACGGCCAGGTCAAGCAGGGCGATCCCGTCACCGTCACCGGCTCGCCCCGTGCCAAGGCCTCTCCCGACAACGGCTACGCGGACTTCAACCTGGGATGGGACCAGTGGCTCGCGGGCAGCGCCTCCGGGGAGGACACCACCGCGACGCTGTGA